One genomic window of Diospyros lotus cultivar Yz01 chromosome 8, ASM1463336v1, whole genome shotgun sequence includes the following:
- the LOC127807338 gene encoding cytochrome P450 81C13-like has protein sequence MDIFWFVLPLIFSVAFTVVIAFSPKRNLPPSPLALPVIGHLHLIKTPLHQALQTLSAKYGPIMYLRFGCRHVLVVSSPSAAEQCLSDHADVVFANRPASLATKYLSYNNTSLGFAPYGDHWRNLRRLTSTLIFSSVSLHRSAAVRNQEVRCLARKLFQGCSGSIATNRKINLSRMHYELLLNVMTATIAGKQCCMLDGMPDVTTFTNMCDYIPVLRWVGFKGMEKNLVNIHRKRDEFVQILLDEYRRNRDGFSSNKERKMMIEHMLSLQEAEPEYYTDILIKGLLQIMYTAGTHTTSITMVWVMSLLLNHPEAMEKARKEIDNNVEQGRLLEDDDLPKLPYLKCIINETLRLFPVAPLLLPHASSQSCTIEGFDIPEGTMMFVNAWAIHRDPGLWNEPDKFRPERFEGFGDEKRCFKFIPFGMGRRACPGASMGMRIMGLALGLLIQCFEWERVRDEELVDLTAASGGPTLRKAEPLEVMYRPRSTMLGLLSQL, from the exons ATGGACATTTTCTGGTTTGTCCTACCTCTCATCTTCTCCGTCGCTTTCACAGTCGTAATCGCTTTCTCGCCAAAGAGAAACCTGCCGCCGAGTCCACTCGCTCTCCCCGTAATCGGCCACCTCCACCTTATCAAAACCCCGCTCCACCAAGCTCTCCAGACCCTCTCCGCCAAATACGGACCTATTATGTACCTCCGCTTCGGCTGCCGCCACGTCCTCGTCGTCTCCTCCCCCTCCGCCGCCGAGCAGTGCCTCTCCGACCACGCCGACGTTGTGTTCGCAAACCGGCCTGCGTCTCTTGCCACCAAATACCTTAGCTACAACAACACCTCCCTCGGCTTCGCGCCTTACGGCGACCACTGGCGCAACCTTCGCCGCCTCACCTCCACCCTGATCTTCTCCTCCGTCAGCCTCCACCGCTCCGCCGCTGTCCGCAACCAGGAGGTCCGCTGTCTCGCACGGAAGCTCTTCCAAGGCTGCAGCGGATCCATCGCAACCaatagaaaaatcaatttgagtCGTATGCACTACGAATTGTTGCTGAACGTGATGACGGCGACCATCGCCGGAAAGCAGTGCTGTATGTTGGACGGAATGCCTGATGTTACTACCTTCACGAATATGTGCGATTATATACCCGTGTTGAGGTGGGTTGGTTTCAAGGGCATGGAGAAGAATTTGGTAAATATACACAGAAAGAGAGATGAGTTTGTTCAGATCCTGCTGGATGAATACAGGCGAAACCGAGATGGTTTTTCTTCGAATAAAGAGAGGAAGATGATGATTGAACACATGCTGTCGCTGCAAGAAGCCGAACCTGAATACTACACCGATATCCTCATCAAGGGTCTTCTGCAG ATAATGTACACAGCAGGAACCCACACAACATCGATCACAATGGTATGGGTCATGTCGCTGCTGCTAAACCATCCAGAGGCCATGGAGAAAGCCAGAAAAGAAATCGACAACAACGTAGAGCAAGGACGCCTGCTGGAGGACGACGATCTCCCAAAACTGCCTTATCTAAAGTGCATCATCAACGAGACACTTCGATTATTTCCCGTCGCACCCCTTCTACTCCCTCACGCTTCATCCCAGAGTTGCACTATCGAGGGCTTCGACATTCCAGAGGGAACGATGATGTTCGTAAACGCCTGGGCGATCCATCGAGACCCTGGCTTGTGGAACGAGCCCGACAAGTTCAGGCCGGAGAGGTTTGAAGGGTTTGGAGACGAAAAACGGTGCTTCAAGTTCATCCCTTTTGGGATGGGGAGGAGGGCTTGCCCGGGGGCGAGCATGGGGATGCGAATCATGGGGTTGGCTTTAGGCTTGCTGATTCAGTGCTTCGAGTGGGAGAGGGTTAGGGATGAAGAGTTGGTGGACTTGACGGCGGCAAGTGGCGGGCCGACGTTGAGGAAGGCTGAGCCGTTGGAAGTCATGTATCGACCTCGCTCCACCATGCTTGGGCTGCTTTCTCagctttga